A portion of the Bacteroides faecium genome contains these proteins:
- a CDS encoding acyltransferase, with translation MKPPTIELSNQKNQHIVWLDVVRLIAMFTVVCCHCTDPFNFYPGTAPNIGEIKLWGAIYGSVLRPCVPLFVMITGALLLPVRGDTSTFYKKRITRVLYPFLIWSVIYNLFPWITGVLGLEPKVILDFFPYAGEEVMQQSFSVAVQYILAIPFNFSVLAVHMWYIYLLIGLYLYLPIFSAWVEKASQRAKLMFLLAWGVTLLLPYYYQFVSPYLWGSCSWNSFGMLYAFAGFNGYLLLGHYLKDLDWSLKKTLLIGIPMFAVGYVVTFFGFRHMTALPDCTDEMLELFFTYCSLNVVMMTIPVFMLAKKVNVRSERIRKALADLTVCGFGVYMIHYFFTGPSVVLMRALNVPIPLQIPIAAIVAFAASWLIVHWVNRIGKPAKYIMG, from the coding sequence ATGAAACCACCGACAATCGAACTGTCTAATCAAAAGAACCAACATATCGTATGGCTGGATGTTGTACGCCTTATCGCAATGTTTACAGTTGTTTGCTGCCATTGCACCGATCCTTTTAATTTTTATCCGGGCACTGCTCCCAATATCGGGGAAATCAAATTATGGGGAGCTATTTATGGATCTGTTCTCCGTCCCTGTGTACCCTTGTTTGTGATGATAACGGGTGCCTTGCTTTTACCTGTCCGGGGTGATACTTCCACTTTTTATAAGAAACGTATTACCCGTGTCCTGTATCCGTTCTTAATCTGGTCTGTTATCTACAATCTTTTTCCCTGGATAACGGGCGTATTGGGGTTGGAGCCTAAGGTTATTCTTGATTTCTTTCCTTATGCCGGCGAGGAAGTGATGCAGCAATCCTTTTCGGTGGCTGTGCAGTATATCCTGGCAATTCCTTTCAACTTCTCAGTATTGGCAGTGCATATGTGGTATATTTATCTGCTTATCGGGCTTTATCTTTATTTGCCCATATTCTCGGCATGGGTGGAAAAGGCTTCGCAGCGTGCTAAACTTATGTTTCTGCTGGCTTGGGGCGTGACCTTGCTTCTGCCTTATTATTATCAGTTTGTTTCTCCTTACTTGTGGGGCTCTTGCTCATGGAATTCTTTCGGAATGTTGTATGCATTTGCCGGATTCAACGGATATTTATTATTAGGGCATTATCTGAAAGACCTCGACTGGAGTTTAAAGAAAACATTGTTAATCGGTATTCCGATGTTTGCAGTTGGTTATGTTGTGACGTTCTTCGGTTTCCGTCATATGACGGCTTTGCCGGATTGTACAGATGAAATGTTGGAGCTTTTCTTTACTTACTGCTCTCTTAATGTGGTAATGATGACCATTCCTGTATTTATGTTGGCTAAAAAAGTCAATGTCCGTTCGGAGAGAATACGGAAAGCATTAGCAGATTTGACCGTGTGTGGTTTCGGAGTTTATATGATACATTATTTCTTTACCGGTCCGTCTGTGGTATTAATGAGGGCTCTTAATGTACCTATTCCTTTGCAGATTCCGATTGCTGCAATAGTTGCGTTTGCTGCTTCCTGGTTGATAGTACATTGGGTGAACCGCATTGGCAAACCTGCAAAATATATAATGGGATAA
- a CDS encoding fumarate hydratase, whose protein sequence is MATPPFKYQPMFEKGKDTTEYYLLTKDYVSVSEFEGNPILKIEKEGLTAMANAAFRDVSFMLRRSHNEQVAKILSDPEASENDKYVALTFLRNAEVASKGILPFCQDTGTAIIHGEKGQQVWTGYSDEEALSLGVYKTYTEENLRYSQNAPLNMYDEVNTKCNLPAQIDIEATEGMEYEFLCVTKGGGSANKTYLYQETKAILNPGTLVPFLVEKMKTLGTAACPPYHIAFVIGGTSAEKNLLTVKLASTHFYDNLPTTGNEYGRAFRDVELEKEVLAEAHKIGLGAQFGGKYLAHDVRIIRLPRHGASCPVGLGVSCSADRNIKCKINKEGIWIEKLDSNPGELIPAELRKAGEGDVVKIDLNRPMAEILKELTKYPVSTRLSLNGTIIVGRDIAHAKLKERLDRGEDLPQYVKDHPIYYAGPAKTPEGMACGSMGPTTAGRMDSYVELFQSHGGSMVMLAKGNRSQQVTDACKKYGGFYLGSIGGPAAILAQNNIKSIECVEYPELGMEAIWKIEVENFPAFILVDDKGNDFFKQLKPWNCTK, encoded by the coding sequence ATGGCAACACCTCCGTTTAAGTATCAGCCCATGTTTGAAAAGGGAAAAGATACAACTGAGTATTATCTGCTTACAAAAGACTATGTGTCAGTAAGCGAGTTTGAAGGAAATCCTATCCTGAAAATTGAGAAAGAAGGTTTGACTGCGATGGCTAACGCAGCTTTTCGTGATGTATCATTCATGCTCCGCCGTTCGCACAACGAACAAGTTGCTAAGATTCTGAGTGATCCCGAAGCAAGTGAAAACGACAAGTATGTGGCATTGACTTTCTTGCGTAATGCGGAAGTTGCTTCAAAGGGGATACTTCCTTTCTGCCAAGATACGGGTACTGCTATCATTCACGGTGAAAAAGGCCAGCAGGTATGGACCGGTTATTCTGACGAAGAAGCTCTCTCGCTGGGTGTCTATAAGACATATACTGAAGAGAACTTGCGTTACTCTCAGAATGCACCTCTGAATATGTATGATGAGGTAAATACAAAATGCAACCTTCCCGCTCAGATTGACATCGAAGCTACCGAAGGCATGGAGTATGAATTCCTTTGCGTTACAAAGGGTGGTGGTTCCGCCAACAAAACCTATCTGTATCAGGAAACAAAAGCTATCCTGAATCCGGGTACACTGGTTCCGTTCCTTGTTGAAAAAATGAAAACATTAGGAACAGCCGCTTGTCCTCCCTATCATATCGCTTTCGTTATCGGTGGTACTTCTGCTGAAAAGAATCTGCTGACAGTGAAACTGGCTTCTACTCATTTCTATGATAACCTGCCTACAACAGGAAACGAATATGGTCGTGCATTCCGTGATGTCGAACTGGAAAAAGAAGTATTGGCAGAAGCTCACAAGATTGGTCTTGGCGCACAATTCGGCGGTAAATATCTGGCTCATGATGTTCGCATCATCCGTTTGCCTCGTCATGGTGCTTCTTGCCCGGTAGGTTTGGGCGTATCTTGCTCTGCCGACCGTAACATCAAATGTAAAATCAACAAGGAAGGTATCTGGATTGAGAAACTGGATTCAAATCCGGGCGAACTTATTCCGGCAGAATTGCGTAAGGCAGGAGAAGGCGATGTCGTAAAAATCGACTTGAACCGTCCGATGGCTGAAATTCTGAAAGAACTGACTAAATACCCGGTATCCACTCGTCTGTCATTGAACGGAACGATTATCGTAGGTCGTGACATCGCACATGCCAAACTGAAAGAACGTTTGGACCGTGGTGAAGACCTGCCTCAATATGTCAAAGATCATCCTATTTACTATGCAGGTCCGGCAAAAACACCGGAAGGCATGGCTTGTGGTTCTATGGGCCCGACTACTGCAGGACGTATGGATTCCTATGTAGAGTTATTCCAAAGTCATGGCGGCAGCATGGTTATGTTGGCAAAAGGTAACCGCAGTCAGCAAGTAACGGATGCTTGTAAGAAATATGGTGGTTTCTATTTGGGTTCTATCGGTGGTCCGGCTGCTATTCTTGCTCAGAATAACATCAAGAGCATTGAATGTGTGGAATATCCGGAACTGGGTATGGAAGCTATCTGGAAGATTGAAGTAGAAAACTTCCCTGCATTCATCCTGGTAGATGATAAAGGCAACGACTTCTTCAAACAGTTGAAACCCTGGAATTGCACTAAATAA
- a CDS encoding DUF4954 family protein, protein MKDYRRLTEDEVLQLKSQSCLADDWGNVLVADGFNCEYVHHTRFSGEVKLGVFEAEFTLRGGIKKHSGLRHVTLHNVTVGDNCCIENIQNYIANYEIGSDTFIENVDIILVDGLTTFGNGIEVAVLNETGGREVLINDKLSAHQAYILALYRHRPELISRMKSIADYYSNKHASAVGSIGNHVMILNTGSIRNVRIGDYCHICGTNRLSNGSVNSNVTAPVYIGHGVICDDFIISSGSRVDDGTMLSRCFVGQSCKLGHNYSASDSLFFSNCQGENGEACAIFAGPFTVTHHKSTLLIAGMFSFMNAGSGSNQSNHMYKLGPIHQGTMERGAKTTSDSYILWPARVGAFSLVMGRHVNHADTSNLPFSYLIEQRNTTYLVPGVNLRSVGTIRDAQKWPKRDKRQDPNRLDYINYNLLSPYTIQKMFKGRSILKELRRVSGETSEIYSYQSAKIRNSSLNNGIRFYEIAIHKFLGNSIIKRLEGINFQSNEEIRQRLKPDTEIGIGEWVDVSGLIAPKSEIDRLLDGIENGAINRLKSINACFAEMHENYYTYEWTWAYNKIQEFYGLNPETITAQDVICIVKSWQEAVVGLDKMVYEDAKKEFSLSSMTGFGADGSHDEMKQDFEQVRGDFESNTFVTAVLKHIEEKTALGNELIKRIEKIE, encoded by the coding sequence ATGAAAGACTATCGTAGATTGACTGAAGATGAAGTGCTTCAGTTGAAGAGCCAGTCGTGTCTGGCCGATGATTGGGGAAATGTTTTGGTAGCCGATGGATTTAATTGTGAGTATGTCCATCACACCCGTTTTTCGGGAGAAGTGAAGCTAGGGGTATTTGAAGCAGAATTCACACTGCGGGGAGGCATTAAGAAACATTCGGGATTGCGCCATGTGACGCTGCACAATGTGACAGTAGGGGATAACTGCTGCATTGAGAATATCCAGAATTACATCGCAAATTATGAGATTGGCAGTGATACCTTTATCGAAAATGTAGACATCATCCTGGTGGATGGGCTGACTACTTTCGGCAACGGGATAGAAGTGGCGGTTCTCAACGAAACCGGGGGACGTGAGGTCTTGATAAATGACAAACTGTCTGCACATCAGGCGTATATACTTGCGCTGTACCGCCATCGTCCCGAACTGATCAGCCGCATGAAGTCGATTGCGGATTATTATTCCAACAAACATGCATCTGCCGTTGGCAGTATTGGTAATCATGTGATGATTCTCAATACAGGCTCCATCAGGAATGTCCGGATTGGCGATTATTGCCATATCTGCGGAACCAACCGACTGTCCAATGGCAGTGTTAATAGTAACGTGACAGCCCCTGTGTATATAGGACATGGTGTGATTTGCGACGATTTTATAATCTCATCCGGTTCACGGGTAGATGATGGCACCATGTTGAGCCGTTGCTTTGTGGGGCAGTCCTGTAAATTGGGACATAACTATTCCGCTTCCGATTCCTTGTTCTTTAGTAATTGCCAGGGAGAGAACGGAGAAGCATGCGCCATCTTTGCAGGTCCTTTCACCGTGACGCACCACAAATCTACGTTGCTGATTGCCGGAATGTTCTCGTTTATGAATGCAGGTTCGGGTTCCAATCAGAGTAACCATATGTATAAGCTAGGTCCCATTCATCAGGGAACGATGGAAAGGGGAGCGAAAACGACTTCCGATTCATACATCCTGTGGCCGGCACGTGTCGGGGCTTTTTCCCTTGTAATGGGACGCCATGTCAATCATGCCGATACATCCAATCTTCCTTTCTCCTATCTGATAGAGCAACGGAATACGACTTATCTGGTTCCGGGCGTTAATCTGAGAAGTGTCGGTACTATCCGTGATGCCCAGAAATGGCCGAAGCGTGATAAACGGCAAGACCCGAACCGGCTGGATTACATCAATTACAACCTTTTGAGTCCCTATACCATTCAGAAGATGTTCAAAGGACGTTCTATCCTGAAAGAACTGAGACGGGTATCCGGTGAAACATCCGAAATCTATTCTTATCAGAGCGCTAAAATTAGGAACTCTTCCTTGAATAACGGTATCCGTTTTTATGAAATAGCTATTCATAAATTTCTGGGTAATTCAATCATTAAGCGATTGGAAGGCATTAACTTCCAAAGTAATGAAGAAATCCGTCAACGTCTGAAACCGGATACGGAGATAGGAATCGGTGAATGGGTGGACGTGTCAGGGTTAATTGCTCCAAAGAGCGAAATAGACCGTTTGCTGGATGGCATTGAGAATGGTGCTATCAATCGTTTGAAGTCAATCAATGCCTGCTTTGCGGAGATGCACGAGAATTATTACACCTACGAATGGACATGGGCTTACAATAAGATTCAGGAATTCTATGGCTTGAATCCGGAGACAATTACGGCACAGGATGTGATTTGTATCGTGAAATCCTGGCAAGAAGCCGTAGTCGGACTGGATAAGATGGTATATGAGGACGCAAAGAAGGAATTCTCACTGTCCTCCATGACCGGATTTGGTGCCGACGGCTCTCACGACGAGATGAAGCAGGACTTCGAACAAGTGCGCGGAGATTTCGAAAGTAATACATTCGTGACGGCAGTGTTGAAACATATTGAAGAAAAAACAGCTCTTGGAAATGAACTGATTAAACGTATCGAAAAGATTGAATAA
- the hflX gene encoding GTPase HflX, whose translation MKEFVISEAKVETAVLVGLITQTQDERKTNEYLDELAFLAETAGAEVVKRFTQKLPTAHSVTYVGKGKLEEIRQYIRNEEEEEREVGMVIFDDELSAKQLRNIEAELKVKILDRTSLILDIFAMRAQTANAKTQVELAQYKYMLPRLQRLWTHLERQGGGSGAGGGKGSVGLRGPGETQLEMDRRIILNRMSLLKERLAEIDKQKATQRKNRGRMIRVALVGYTNVGKSTIMNLLAKSEVFAENKLFATLDTTVRKVIIDNLPFLLSDTVGFIRKLPTDLVESFKSTLDEVREADLLVHVVDISHPGFEEQIEVVNKTLAEIDGAGKPMILVFNKIDAYTYVEKASDDLTPRTKENLTLEELMKTWMAKMEDNCLFISARERINMDELKDVVYRRVKELHVQKYPYNDFLYQTYEEEEE comes from the coding sequence ATGAAAGAATTTGTAATATCCGAAGCCAAAGTAGAGACAGCAGTACTTGTCGGACTCATCACGCAGACGCAGGATGAGCGTAAGACGAACGAGTATCTGGACGAACTGGCGTTCCTTGCCGAGACGGCTGGGGCGGAAGTAGTGAAACGATTTACACAGAAGTTGCCGACAGCCCATTCGGTGACCTATGTAGGAAAAGGAAAACTGGAGGAGATCAGACAATATATCCGTAACGAAGAGGAAGAAGAACGTGAAGTGGGAATGGTCATCTTTGATGATGAGCTTTCCGCGAAACAACTTCGTAATATAGAAGCCGAACTGAAAGTGAAGATACTGGACCGTACTTCGCTGATTCTCGATATATTTGCCATGCGTGCCCAGACTGCCAACGCGAAGACGCAGGTGGAACTGGCACAGTATAAATATATGTTGCCACGTCTGCAAAGACTCTGGACTCACTTGGAACGCCAGGGTGGTGGTTCCGGTGCCGGTGGTGGTAAAGGTTCCGTGGGACTTCGTGGCCCGGGTGAAACGCAGCTCGAAATGGACCGTCGTATCATCCTGAACCGTATGTCATTGCTGAAAGAACGTCTGGCGGAAATAGACAAGCAGAAAGCTACCCAGCGTAAGAACCGCGGACGTATGATACGTGTCGCACTGGTTGGTTATACCAATGTGGGTAAATCGACCATAATGAATCTATTGGCAAAGAGTGAAGTGTTTGCGGAAAACAAGCTGTTCGCTACGTTGGATACCACTGTACGTAAGGTGATAATTGATAATCTTCCGTTTCTGTTATCAGATACGGTAGGATTTATCCGTAAGTTGCCTACCGACCTGGTTGAATCTTTTAAATCTACCCTGGATGAAGTTCGCGAAGCGGACTTGTTGGTGCACGTGGTAGATATCTCACACCCCGGATTTGAAGAACAGATTGAGGTGGTGAACAAGACGCTGGCCGAAATTGACGGTGCCGGCAAACCTATGATACTTGTATTTAATAAAATAGACGCCTACACCTACGTGGAAAAAGCGTCGGACGACCTTACCCCCCGAACAAAGGAAAACTTAACACTCGAAGAACTGATGAAGACGTGGATGGCAAAGATGGAAGACAACTGCCTTTTTATTTCCGCCCGCGAACGAATCAATATGGACGAACTGAAAGATGTAGTTTACCGACGGGTGAAAGAATTGCACGTTCAGAAATATCCCTATAACGATTTTCTTTATCAGACCTACGAAGAAGAGGAAGAATAA